The genomic window CTTCTTCCCTTGATCTTCCCTTGTTTCTTTTTGCAATTGCTATTATTGTAGGAATATTCAATTCATTCTCAAAGAATGAGGCAATCACACAAGGCTTTATCTTTCTCTCCTATTTCCTTCTTTACTTTCTTGTTATCCATTACCCTCCATCTGAAAATAAAGCAAGAATTTCTATCCTTCTTTCCTGCTTTCTTGTCTCTTGCTATGGAATATACCAATCCTTATTTGGTCTTGCCCAGACGAGGGAATTTATCCAATTTTATAAACTTCCCGATGAATTTCTAGGAAGGGCTTCCAACAAAGTATTTTCAACATTTATATATCCAAATGCATTTGCAGGATACCTTGTCCTCGTCCTTCCTTTGGCTATATCCTTGATATTTAACTTAAAAAAGAAATTTCATCTTCTGCTCTTCTGCTCTTCTGCTCTTCTGCTCTTATATTCCCTTTATCTTACAGGCTCAAGGGGAGGATTTATCTCCTTTTTCTTTTCCTTATTTTTATTCTTTATCTTAAGAAGGAAAAGAATTTTAATAATTCTTTCCCTTTTTTTATTCCTCTTTGTTTTAATCCATTATTCTATCCCACCACCAAGCTCCCTTATTGCAAGGCTTGGATATGCAAGGGCAAGTCTTAAAATAATCAGGGATAATCCAGCTGGCACAGGCATTTCTACATTTGCCTCAATGTATTTTAAATACAAACTAGCAAGCGAGGAGGAAACAAGGATGGCTCATAATAATTACCTTCAAATAGGTGTTGAGCTTGGAATATTTGGGCTTTTAGCTTTTATTTTTCTTCTTGTATTTATAGCAATAAAGGGGTTAAACATAGCAAGGAAAAATAGAAATTTGGAGGGCTATTATATCGGCTCTTTTGCATTTTTCTTCCATTCTATTGTTGATTTTGACCTATACCTTCCAGAGATTACATTTATCTTCTTTTTCTTCCTTGGAATACTTTTCTCTTTTGAAAAAAATGAAAAAAAGACAAGTAGGTTATTTGCTCTTATCCTTATTATTCCCGTTATTTACCTTTGTTTTTATTCCTATAAAATGATGAAAGCAGCCTCTCTTTATGAAAAGGCAATGGATTATATCTTTACAAACGAATATGTATTGGCAGAAAAAAATCTAGAGAATGCAATAAACCTTAATAAAAACCCAGAATGGCTTATTACATTAGGAAGGCTAAAGGAAGAAAAAGACCCCGATTATTCTTTAAAGCTATATAGAATGGCAATAGAAGAAAATCCAAATTTTCCTTATTATAACTATTGCATTGCAAGGGTTCTTATAAAAAAAGGCAGAAATAAGGAGGCAATTTTTTTTCTAAAAAGAGCATCCAAATTTTACCCAACAAATCCCATTTATAGGATGTGTTTAGATAATCTTTTAACAGAGCTTCAGTAATAAATTCCAATGATAAATAAACTTAATGTCTAAATTCCAATTTAAACATACATACCAGCATTTGACTTTACCTCTCTTAACAAGGTAAAATTCTTTTATGCTTAAGAAAATATTTCTATGGCTAATTGGAATTATCACAATCGCTCTTATTTTTTATAACACAAAGATAGAGATTCCAGAAAAACCAGAAATTATTCCATATTCTACCTTCTTAAAATTCGTAGAGGAGGGAATAATAAAAGAGATAGTTATTATTGATAGCTCAATTAAGGGAAAAATCGTTCAGGGCAAAAAGGTTGTTTTATTTACAA from bacterium includes these protein-coding regions:
- a CDS encoding O-antigen ligase family protein, whose translation is MPRFIKIIILILVFIRPFTSGVSGPSSNWFILIILFLLFLLCLVRIILKKEILYSSSLDLPLFLFAIAIIVGIFNSFSKNEAITQGFIFLSYFLLYFLVIHYPPSENKARISILLSCFLVSCYGIYQSLFGLAQTREFIQFYKLPDEFLGRASNKVFSTFIYPNAFAGYLVLVLPLAISLIFNLKKKFHLLLFCSSALLLLYSLYLTGSRGGFISFFFSLFLFFILRRKRILIILSLFLFLFVLIHYSIPPPSSLIARLGYARASLKIIRDNPAGTGISTFASMYFKYKLASEEETRMAHNNYLQIGVELGIFGLLAFIFLLVFIAIKGLNIARKNRNLEGYYIGSFAFFFHSIVDFDLYLPEITFIFFFFLGILFSFEKNEKKTSRLFALILIIPVIYLCFYSYKMMKAASLYEKAMDYIFTNEYVLAEKNLENAINLNKNPEWLITLGRLKEEKDPDYSLKLYRMAIEENPNFPYYNYCIARVLIKKGRNKEAIFFLKRASKFYPTNPIYRMCLDNLLTELQ